In Antennarius striatus isolate MH-2024 chromosome 8, ASM4005453v1, whole genome shotgun sequence, a single window of DNA contains:
- the exosc9 gene encoding exosome complex component RRP45 produces MKETPLSNCEREFLLKAIEEKKRLDGRQTYDYRRMKITFGSDYGCCFVDLGKTKVMAQVSCELVAPKESRPNEGILFFNIELSPMASPTFEPGRQSELSVKLNRQLERCLRNSKCIDTESLCVVSGEKVWQIRVDVHLLNHDGNLMDASSVAAITALCHFRRPDVSIQGDEVTMYSPEERDPIPLSIYHMPISVSFAFFQQGTFLLVDPCEQEERVMDGLLMIAMNKHREICSIQSSGGIMLLKEQVMRCSKIASVKVSEITELISKALDNDKTARKAGRRCGFAESMPQERITALKKDETSMETSDVTDRADDIIQKSEVPSQSVHSPVVPVPGVGQVGQGLQDSWGLEEEEDDEEKEENENSDVMKMEEESRGGDVVEISDSEEDEVVVLQ; encoded by the exons ATGAAGGAAACTCCGCTGTCTAACTGTGAGCGGGAGTTTTTGCTCAAAGCTATCGAGGAGAAAAAG CGCCTGGACGGAAGACAAACTTACGATTACAGGAGAATGAAGATCACCTTTGGGAGTGACTATGGATGCTGCTTTGTGGACCTGGGGAAAACCAA GGTCATGGCCCAGGTGTCGTGTGAGCTGGTGGCTCCTAAAGAAAGTCGACCCAATGAGGGGATCTTGTTCTTCAACATTGAGCTGTCACCCATGGCTTCACCCACGTTCGAACCAGGCAG GCAGTCTGAGCTGTCGGTGAAGTTGAACAGACAACTGGAGAGATGTTTAAGGAACTCTAAATGCATTGATACCGAGTCATTGTGTGTGGTGTCTGGAGAAAAG GTGTGGCAGATCAGAGTGGATGTCCATCTGTTGAACCATGATGGAAACCTGATGGACGCCAGCAGTGTCGCTGCCATTACAGCTCTGTGCCACTTCAGACGGCCTGATGTCAGCATCCAGGGAGACGAGGTCACGATG TACAGTCCAGAGGAGCGAGACCCCATCCCTCTGAGCATCTACCACATGCCCATTAGCGTCAGCTTCGCCTTCTTCCAACAAGG AACCTTCCTCCTGGTGGACCCGTGCGAGCAGGAGGAACGGGTGATGGACGGGCTGCTGATGATCGCCATGAACAAACACAGGGAAATCTGCTCCATCCAGTCCAGTGGGGGCATCATGTTGCTTAAGGAGCAG GTCATGAGATGCAGTAAAATTGCCAGCGTAAAAGTGTCTGAAATCACAGAACTCATCAGCAAAGCCCTGGACAATGACAAAACGGCGAG GAAGGCGGGCCGTAGATGTGGTTTTGCTGAGTCGATGCCTCAGGAGCGAATCACAGCCCTGAAGAAGGATGAAACATCGATGGAGACGTCCGACGTGACGGATAGAGCCGATGACATCATTCAGAAATCTGAGGTCCCATCTCAGTC GGTACATTCCCCAGTGGTACCCGTCCCAGGTGTGGGTCAGGTAGGACAGGGGCTGCAGGACTCCTGgggactggaggaggaggaggatgatgaagaaaaagaggaaaatgaaaacagtgatgtgatgaagatggaagaggagagcagaggag gagaCGTGGTTGAGATATCTGacagtgaagaggatgaagtgGTTGTTCTTCAGTAA
- the clgn gene encoding calmegin isoform X2, with protein sequence MKLGGGWMWCLLLLSSLAVAAQNKQGEADVLDSEDTDLDGEEVNVLMSNKEEEEEEDEDAMVTDEDNSDETEAATGKMRKTGTDANVSFQVTYKTPVPTGDVYFAETFDDGSLDRWQLSKTVKGDADEEVAKYDGRWAVEQLKENKVPGDKGLVLKSRAKHHAIASMLDRPFVFEDDPLVVQYEVNFQEGIDCGGAYVKLLADTGSLSLEQFQDRTPYTIMFGPDKCGEDYKLHFIFRHQNPLNKDIEEKHAKRPDVDLKKFYTDKKTHLYTLVLNPDNSYEMFIDQSSVSHGNLLQDVVPPVNPPKEIDDPNNSKPEDWDERAKIPDPEAVKPDDWDENAQPKMEDPDAVKPEGWLVDEVEFVPDPSADKPEDWDEEMDGEWEAPQIPNPICETAPGCGEWKRPMINNPQYKGKWKAPLVDNPNYQGVWKPRKIKNQEYFEDLQPFRMAPFKALGLELWSMTSDIYFDNFIITSHKEVADRWASDSWGLKKLVASANEPGIVAQLMIAAEERPWLWVIYILTIGLPVGLTVLFCWPKKPDDDYMYKRVNLPQTDIEEEEDEEAEAAAVKEDKDAKLSEGAAAAEEEEEEEEEEEEEEEDGVDTVGDNPNEEEEEEEEELEEQEEQEEEDIKTKRPSEDELKEEEDVPEESHKQAVRKRRVRKD encoded by the exons ATGAAGTTAGGCGGGGGTTGGATGTGGTGCCTACTGCTCCTGTCCTCCCTGGCTGTGGCAGCCCAGAACAAGCAGGGAGAAGCCGATGTGTTGGACAGTGAAGATACAGACTTGGATGGGGAGGAAGTAAATGTTCTGATGTCAaacaaggaggaggaagaggaggaggacgaggatgcCATGGTTACAGATGAAGACAACTCTGATGAGACAGAAGCAGCGACTGGGAAGATGAGGAAAACTGGAACGGATGCAAATGTGTCTTTCCAG GTAACGTACAAGACTCCCGTACCCACCGGAGACGTGTACTTTGCAGAGACATTTGATGACGGGTCACTGGACAG ATGGCAGCTGTCAAAGACTGTGAAGGGGGACGCAGACGAGGAAGTGGCCAAATACGACG GGAGGTGGGCTgtggagcagctgaaggagaaCAAAGTCCCAGGAGACAAAGGCTTGGTGCTCAAGTCCCGTGCCAAACACCACGCCATCGCCTCAATGCTGGACAGACCCTTTGTCTTCGAAGACGATCCTCTGGTTGTTCA GTATGAGGTGAACTTCCAGGAGGGGATCGACTGTGGTGGAGCGTACGTCAAGCTGTTGGCAGACACCGGCAGCCTGAGTCTG GAGCAGTTCCAGGACCGCACTCCCTACACCATCATGTTTGGACCAGACAAGTGTGGTGAGGACTACAAGTTGCACTTCATCTTTCGCCACCAGAACCCTCTGAACAAAGACATAGAGGAGAAACATGCCAAGAGGCCCGATGTCGACCTCAAGAAGTTCTACACCGACAAGAAGACCCACCTCTACACTTTGG TCCTGAACCCAGACAACAGCTATGAGATGTTCATCGACCAGTCGAGCGTGAGCCACGGCAACCTGCTGCAGGACGTGGTACCGCCAGTCAACCCCCCTAAAGAGATAGACGACCCCAATAATTCCAAGCCAGAAGACTGGGATGAGAGGGCCAAGATCCCAGACCCGGAGGCCGTCAAGCCAGATGACTG GGACGAGAACGCTCAGCCCAAGATGGAGGATCCCGACGCGGTGAAGCCTGAGGGCTGGCTGGTCGACGAGGTGGAGTTTGTCCCCGACCCCAGCGCCGACAAACCAGAGGACTG GGATGAGGAGATGGATGGGGAGTGGGAAGCCCCACAAATCCCTAACCCCATCTGTGAGACTGCCCCCGGCTGTGGCGAGTGGAAACGTCCCATGATCAACAACCCTCAGTACAAGGGCAAGTGGAAAGCCCCCCTGGTGGACAATCCAAACTATCAG ggGGTCTGGAAGCCTCGGAAGATCAAAAATCAAGAGTACTTCGAGGACCTGCAGCCGTTCAGGATGGCTCCTTTCAAGGCTCTGGGCCTGGAGCTGTGGTCCATGACCTCCGACATCTACTTCGACAACTTCATCATCACTTCTCACAAGGAGGTAGCCGACCGTTGGGCCTCAGACTCATGGGGGCTGAAGAAGCTCGTGGCCAGCGCGAATGAG CCGGGGATTGTTGCTCAGCTGATGATAGCAGCAGAAGAGCGGCCGTGGCTATGGGTCATCTACATTCTGACCATCGGGCTGCCCGTAGGACTCACGGTGCTCTTCTGTTGGCCCAAG AAACCAGATGACGATTACATGTACAAGAGGGTGAATCTGCCCCAGACTGacatagaggaggaagaggatgaagaagcagAGGCGGCAGCAGTTAAGGAAGACAAAGACGCCAAACTGTCAGagggagcagcagctgcag aagaggaggaggaggaggaggaggaggaggaggaggaggaggaagatggagtcGATACAGTAGGTGATAATccaaatgaggaggaggaggaggaagaagaggagttggaagaacaggaagagcaagaggaggaggacatcaaaaccaAGAGACCATCTGAGGATGAG ctgaaagaggaagaggacgtCCCGGAGGAGAGCCACAAACAAGCAGTGAGAAAGAGGAGGGTACGGAAAGACTGA
- the scoca gene encoding short coiled-coil protein A isoform X2, which produces MNCDIDGDMENQVEMEEKTRLINQVLELQHTLEDLSARVDAVKEENLKLKSENQVLGQYIENLMSASSVFQTTDAKSKRK; this is translated from the exons ATGAACTGTGACATAGACG GCGATATGGAGAACcaggtggagatggaggagaagacaAGGTTAATAAATCAGGTTTTGGAACTTCAGCACACATTGgaag ACTTGTCAGCGCGGGTTGACGCTGTCAAAGAGGAGAACCTGAAGCTGAAGTCTGAGAACCAGGTCCTGGGTCAGTACATCGAGAACCTCATGTCAGCCTCCAGCGTCTTCCAGACCACTGACGCCAAGAGCAAACGGAAGTAA
- the scoca gene encoding short coiled-coil protein A isoform X1: METSLEEEAGMEEVDEDDGTFTNISLADDTAGIESAALYPKQDKELVIMNCDIDGDMENQVEMEEKTRLINQVLELQHTLEDLSARVDAVKEENLKLKSENQVLGQYIENLMSASSVFQTTDAKSKRK; the protein is encoded by the exons ATGGAGACCAgcctggaggaggaagcgggCATGGAGGAGGTGGACGAGGATGACGGGACGTTCACCAACATCTCTCTGGCTGACGACACAG CGGGAATTGAATCTGCAGCCCTGTATCCTAAACAGGACAAAGAGCTTGTCATCATGAACTGTGACATAGACG GCGATATGGAGAACcaggtggagatggaggagaagacaAGGTTAATAAATCAGGTTTTGGAACTTCAGCACACATTGgaag ACTTGTCAGCGCGGGTTGACGCTGTCAAAGAGGAGAACCTGAAGCTGAAGTCTGAGAACCAGGTCCTGGGTCAGTACATCGAGAACCTCATGTCAGCCTCCAGCGTCTTCCAGACCACTGACGCCAAGAGCAAACGGAAGTAA
- the clgn gene encoding calmegin isoform X1 yields the protein MKLGGGWMWCLLLLSSLAVAAQNKQGEADVLDSEDTDLDGEEVNVLMSNKEEEEEEDEDAMVTDEDNSDETEAATGKMRKTGTDANVSFQVTYKTPVPTGDVYFAETFDDGSLDRWQLSKTVKGDADEEVAKYDGRWAVEQLKENKVPGDKGLVLKSRAKHHAIASMLDRPFVFEDDPLVVQYEVNFQEGIDCGGAYVKLLADTGSLSLEQFQDRTPYTIMFGPDKCGEDYKLHFIFRHQNPLNKDIEEKHAKRPDVDLKKFYTDKKTHLYTLVLNPDNSYEMFIDQSSVSHGNLLQDVVPPVNPPKEIDDPNNSKPEDWDERAKIPDPEAVKPDDWDENAQPKMEDPDAVKPEGWLVDEVEFVPDPSADKPEDWDEEMDGEWEAPQIPNPICETAPGCGEWKRPMINNPQYKGKWKAPLVDNPNYQGVWKPRKIKNQEYFEDLQPFRMAPFKALGLELWSMTSDIYFDNFIITSHKEVADRWASDSWGLKKLVASANEPGIVAQLMIAAEERPWLWVIYILTIGLPVGLTVLFCWPKKPDDDYMYKRVNLPQTDIEEEEDEEAEAAAVKEDKDAKLSEGAAAAATEEEEEEEEEEEEEEEDGVDTVGDNPNEEEEEEEEELEEQEEQEEEDIKTKRPSEDELKEEEDVPEESHKQAVRKRRVRKD from the exons ATGAAGTTAGGCGGGGGTTGGATGTGGTGCCTACTGCTCCTGTCCTCCCTGGCTGTGGCAGCCCAGAACAAGCAGGGAGAAGCCGATGTGTTGGACAGTGAAGATACAGACTTGGATGGGGAGGAAGTAAATGTTCTGATGTCAaacaaggaggaggaagaggaggaggacgaggatgcCATGGTTACAGATGAAGACAACTCTGATGAGACAGAAGCAGCGACTGGGAAGATGAGGAAAACTGGAACGGATGCAAATGTGTCTTTCCAG GTAACGTACAAGACTCCCGTACCCACCGGAGACGTGTACTTTGCAGAGACATTTGATGACGGGTCACTGGACAG ATGGCAGCTGTCAAAGACTGTGAAGGGGGACGCAGACGAGGAAGTGGCCAAATACGACG GGAGGTGGGCTgtggagcagctgaaggagaaCAAAGTCCCAGGAGACAAAGGCTTGGTGCTCAAGTCCCGTGCCAAACACCACGCCATCGCCTCAATGCTGGACAGACCCTTTGTCTTCGAAGACGATCCTCTGGTTGTTCA GTATGAGGTGAACTTCCAGGAGGGGATCGACTGTGGTGGAGCGTACGTCAAGCTGTTGGCAGACACCGGCAGCCTGAGTCTG GAGCAGTTCCAGGACCGCACTCCCTACACCATCATGTTTGGACCAGACAAGTGTGGTGAGGACTACAAGTTGCACTTCATCTTTCGCCACCAGAACCCTCTGAACAAAGACATAGAGGAGAAACATGCCAAGAGGCCCGATGTCGACCTCAAGAAGTTCTACACCGACAAGAAGACCCACCTCTACACTTTGG TCCTGAACCCAGACAACAGCTATGAGATGTTCATCGACCAGTCGAGCGTGAGCCACGGCAACCTGCTGCAGGACGTGGTACCGCCAGTCAACCCCCCTAAAGAGATAGACGACCCCAATAATTCCAAGCCAGAAGACTGGGATGAGAGGGCCAAGATCCCAGACCCGGAGGCCGTCAAGCCAGATGACTG GGACGAGAACGCTCAGCCCAAGATGGAGGATCCCGACGCGGTGAAGCCTGAGGGCTGGCTGGTCGACGAGGTGGAGTTTGTCCCCGACCCCAGCGCCGACAAACCAGAGGACTG GGATGAGGAGATGGATGGGGAGTGGGAAGCCCCACAAATCCCTAACCCCATCTGTGAGACTGCCCCCGGCTGTGGCGAGTGGAAACGTCCCATGATCAACAACCCTCAGTACAAGGGCAAGTGGAAAGCCCCCCTGGTGGACAATCCAAACTATCAG ggGGTCTGGAAGCCTCGGAAGATCAAAAATCAAGAGTACTTCGAGGACCTGCAGCCGTTCAGGATGGCTCCTTTCAAGGCTCTGGGCCTGGAGCTGTGGTCCATGACCTCCGACATCTACTTCGACAACTTCATCATCACTTCTCACAAGGAGGTAGCCGACCGTTGGGCCTCAGACTCATGGGGGCTGAAGAAGCTCGTGGCCAGCGCGAATGAG CCGGGGATTGTTGCTCAGCTGATGATAGCAGCAGAAGAGCGGCCGTGGCTATGGGTCATCTACATTCTGACCATCGGGCTGCCCGTAGGACTCACGGTGCTCTTCTGTTGGCCCAAG AAACCAGATGACGATTACATGTACAAGAGGGTGAATCTGCCCCAGACTGacatagaggaggaagaggatgaagaagcagAGGCGGCAGCAGTTAAGGAAGACAAAGACGCCAAACTGTCAGagggagcagcagctgcag caacagaagaggaggaggaggaggaggaggaggaggaggaggaggaggaagatggagtcGATACAGTAGGTGATAATccaaatgaggaggaggaggaggaagaagaggagttggaagaacaggaagagcaagaggaggaggacatcaaaaccaAGAGACCATCTGAGGATGAG ctgaaagaggaagaggacgtCCCGGAGGAGAGCCACAAACAAGCAGTGAGAAAGAGGAGGGTACGGAAAGACTGA